TACCTTTAGCAATCATGTAGTGTTTAAAAAGAGCTTTCTGCTCCTCAAAAGTTTCTGACTGATAAATATCCGAGATAACTAAAGGCGCCCCTGGCTGAAGCCGCTCAGCAATGTTTTTTAGTAAGGCTAATTTACCGTCATCTGTATTAGGTATAAAGTGTAGCACAAGAATAAGTGTAGCTGCATCGTATTTAGCTTGTAGAGGCAAATCGCTAACTATTCCTGTTTTAAGGTCAAGTTTAGGGTCATTTTCACGATAAGCCAGCTTCATCTGTGCCAGTTTAATCATTTGTGGAGAAGGGTCTATACCCAACACTTTCCATAAAGGCTTACGCTTTTTAATTTCCGATATCTCTTGCCCTGTACCACATCCAACAACTAATATCTTAGGGGCAATCTCTGCACTTAAATAAGTAGTAAGAATGCTAGGAATAGATTGCTGAATAAATTTATAGTTAGGCACCCAGGTAGGAATGCTGTCATCATATTGAGTGGCACGATCACCTTCAAAAAATTCTATATGCATAAGACTTCTCCGATTTGAGGCAAGTTGAGCATTCAGCTTAGATAATACAAGTTTAAAATTCTTACTTTTTAGTTATGCAACTTTTCTAAAAGTTATCGCATCATTAAGGAAAGATATGTTGATAAGTGGAGATGCCTACTTGCCAACTGCTGAGCACATACTTATTCATGAGAACATACGTTGTGCTTTCGCAGTATATTCTAGACAGGCTGTTTCATACTTACAAAAACTCAATACCTTTGTTAAAGACAAGATGTTTAAAAACTTAACCTTACTAAATGACATGAAAAAAGTCTTATTGATATTGTCGTTAATATTTACCTTTTCATTAGTCCAGGCACAGGAGCAGAGAGGAGTTAGTAGCGCTCAACCCGATTTACCTGGTATGCTATTGTTTGATTATGGCGTTAACATACTTATGGATGCTCCAGATGATTTTGAGATAAACACCATACGCTCTCGTAGTATTGGTTTCCACTACCTCTATCCTATTTCTCTGGGAGAATCTAAATTTTCTTTTTATCCGGGCCTTGGGGTTTCTTCACACAACTACACTTTCGAGAATAATGTAACACTTAATACTGATACACCTACCGAAATAGTAGAGTTAGATGCTGATGCTTACCCTGGTATAGATAAAACCAAGTTTTCTGTCCACTACATTAATATACCTGCTGAGTTTCGTTTCTTCTCTGACGAAGATTATCGTGGATTTACTGCTGCTCTGGGTGGTGTGGTTGGTCGTCGTTTGCTTTCTTACTCAAAAGTTAAATTTAACGATAACGAATATGAGAAGAGTAAAAAGGATTTCAACATTAATCCCTGGAGATATGGAGCTACCGCCAGAGTTGGTTTCAGAGGAATTACTTTAACCGGTCAGTACATGTTCTCAGGAATCTTTGTAGAGGATGAAGGACCAAGCGGCAACACTTTAACAGTTGGACTTACTGTCTCGTTGTTTTAGTCTTCAAAGTAAAAGAGGCTATCTTAAAATTAAGGTAGCCTCTTTTATTAGTAGCGATTTTTATTAAACGCGAGTTATTGTTACTTCTTAATAATTACTTTCTTCTGCAATAGCGTATTGTTTTGTTTAACACTAACAAGGTACAAACCACTAGAAAGTCTAACACTGGTTTTAAACTGGATTCCCTGCTCCAGAATATTACCCTCCACTACTTCCTTCAGATATTGCTTTCCATAAATATCTGACAGACTAACTTCAACTTGCTGCCAAGGGTCTAAATTCAGAGCACGTATCACCAACTCCTCTAACTGAGTAGGGTTAGGGTAAAGATGCAATTCTGGTTCAGACTG
This window of the Porifericola rhodea genome carries:
- a CDS encoding class I SAM-dependent methyltransferase, with protein sequence MHIEFFEGDRATQYDDSIPTWVPNYKFIQQSIPSILTTYLSAEIAPKILVVGCGTGQEISEIKKRKPLWKVLGIDPSPQMIKLAQMKLAYRENDPKLDLKTGIVSDLPLQAKYDAATLILVLHFIPNTDDGKLALLKNIAERLQPGAPLVISDIYQSETFEEQKALFKHYMIAKGISAEMVEEGLQHVMKDTHRLSSVQFNELLQEAGFGKPQMFSKAYYYGGWVAVKR
- a CDS encoding outer membrane beta-barrel protein, with the translated sequence MKKVLLILSLIFTFSLVQAQEQRGVSSAQPDLPGMLLFDYGVNILMDAPDDFEINTIRSRSIGFHYLYPISLGESKFSFYPGLGVSSHNYTFENNVTLNTDTPTEIVELDADAYPGIDKTKFSVHYINIPAEFRFFSDEDYRGFTAALGGVVGRRLLSYSKVKFNDNEYEKSKKDFNINPWRYGATARVGFRGITLTGQYMFSGIFVEDEGPSGNTLTVGLTVSLF